TTTGATGGTGGTCGATGGAGAGGTCCTTTGAAAGACTTTGCCAGGTGATCTGAGCTCCATACCGTTTTTGGATTCCTTGAAGAATCTCCCGCAAGTAATGCTCGGACTTCCCGTGTTTAAGTGCATCTCCACGGATCCAATCGGAATAAGTCAGAAGAGTCGCGGGTGAAATCAGGCGGTGTGCCGTGAAATCGTTGATTGCGGGCAAGAAACCGCCGTGGATCAAGTATTCCCGCCACTGGGAAAGGAGCGCCGCCGGGTTCTCCTTTTCCGCTCCCCCTGTTTTGAGGACTACGACGTCCCGAAAGGATAGGGGATAGAGATGAAAATCAACGCGGGAGGCCGTGCCGCGCCTGCCTGGAAAACGCTTTCTCGCGTCGCGGAGCAGAGCGAGATCCGAGCCCGTGAGGAATAATAGGGTGTTCGCGAGCAGCCCCGCATCGGCCAGGTATTTGATCCCCTTATCCCAGTCACGGATATATGTGACTTCATCCAAAATCAGGAATCGAGGTTCATCGGACGGCATCTGTTCGGTAATCTGTTGGATGAGGCGCACAAGAACGTGGTGATCATCGATCAGCTCGCCGGTGAGAAAACAGAGGGTCTTCGGATTCTGTTTTGATCGGAGCAATTGGAGCATCCACTGTTTGAGAAACGTTGTCTTTCCAACCTGCCGCCCTCCGGTGACGGAGTATATTCCCGGCGTACGTGTCGGTAGTTCTCGGAGGAGCGGAGAATGAAAGACCAGCGGCAGCGTCCTTAATCGCCGCAAATTCGGGTCCAGCGACTCAAAGGAATCGGGCTGTTCCCAGTGGGTATTGTGCGGAGCAAATCGGGGGTCCACATTTGGATAATAGCTGTTATCCAAATTTGGTCAATCACTAAAGTCCAAATTCCACGTGCCATCTAACGCGCCGGATCTACAAAAACTTCAATCGGTCCAATCGCATAGCGGCTTCGGACTTCCTCGGTGAATGTTCGAAAACTTGTTTCTCGGGGAATTCGGAACCTACGCCAGGTTCTCAGGGCAAATTCGCAAGAAATCGGGCGGCAGGGAGAATTCGAATTTGACAGCCGCAAATATCCGCCGGCCGCCAATCATTGGATCCGTGCAGGCTGATTTGAAAAGCATACGGGATCGCGACCCGCTCCAGGAGATATTTGAGGTTCGGATCGAGCGACTGTTCGCGATGCTTCACTTCAACGGCCATCCACGGCTTTCCCTTTCGAACGAGAACAAAATCGACTTCACGGCCCAACGTATCCCGGAAGTACCGAAGCTCCATTTTTTCCCCCCGCACGTCCTCGCACCAGTGAACCAGCCTCAGCAGGTGAAACGCAACCAGGTTTTCAAAACGGGCCCCTTCGGATTCCACGCGCGGCCAGTCCCAAAGGTAAAGTTTTCGTTCCTTTTTGACCGCTTTGATTCTCGGCGCCCCCAGCGGCGGAAGACGAAACGAGGCGTAGAGGCGGTCGAAGATTTCCAGCCAGTGGCGCGCGGTCTCAAAGGCCACCTCTAGATCCTCCTTCAGGCTGTTAATCGAAAGGACCGATCCGACCACGGCGGGCAAACGATCGTAGAGCAATTCCAACCGATCCAGATCCCGAAGGTTTTCGAGATCACGGATTTCTTCGCGAATCAGTCGCGTACCGTGGCCGAGCCGCCACCGTGCGGCCGTTTCCTCGCTCCCCGAAAAGAAAGGTTCCGGGAAACCGCCGAGCGCCAAAAGGTCGGCGAGCGTTTTTTGGCCTCTGCCTCCCGGATCGGTAGACATTTGCACCATATCTTCCAGCGTCTTGGGGAGCTTCGTCTTGAGCAATTCGGAGAGCGTAAACGGATGAAGCCGGTAGAAAAAGTAACGCCCCTGGAGCGAGTCCCCGCCCCGGCTATATACATCCAGGCGTGCGCTTCCTGTAACGAGGAAGGCGTGCTTGGAACGGTGAACGTCGAACTGCCCCTTGAGCCAGTTTCTCCAATTCCGAAATTTATGAAGTTCGTCGAAGACCCAGAGCTTGGATGCTGCGTCCATTTGGGAATGGCGGAGAATCTTGCGATGGGCATCCAGATCCCAGGTGTAATAGGCCCCGCTCCAATTCTTGAGAATGGACTCGGCCATCGTGGTCTTGCCGCACTGCCTCGGCCCGGCCACAAGTACCATCTTTTTCTTGAGATCTCCCTCCACCAGAGATGTGATTCGCCTCGGCTCCATAGTCCTATTTTAGATATAACTCTAAAATACTTCGATGTAAACTATAGTCTGGTCTAAAAAACAACTACGGAAAAATCTAGTGTCCCGAGTCCGGCGGTTTGTCCGCCAAAAATGGCACGTCGTTTGTGTTTCAAACCAATTTCGGCCCGACGCGCCCGCCCGATGCAGGCGGGAAATCAAGGTGAAACGAAGGATCTCGGTCATCTTGGGAGGTCCCAATATCCACAGGGGTGAAAGACGATGTCCGTCGTACATCAACGCGCCGGATCTACAAAAACTTCAATCGGTCCAATTGCATAGCGGCCGTCCTTCTCGAGAGGGGTGAACCCCACGCCGGTGATGACGGGGGGCGAGGGATGCGTTGAAACCGGCAACGAATTTCGTACGAATGGAAAAGCAACCTCCCACATGCCATCGCCAAGGTTACGAGCTTCCTTCGGCGTCAAGAACAGGCGTTCGCCCGCTTGGACAATCATCTGTCTTGAGAGCGGTCGGAAGGATTTCACCTGGATACGAAACGAAATTGAACTTGGCTTGAGTTCAATGTGAACCGGCAACAAATATGCATCCAAGGTCGTTTGCACTCGCCGAACCTGGACGTCGAGAATCTCAGGAGTCTCCAGGCTTCCCGCGGGTGTAATCCAGGTGGTGTTCGACGCCGTGATCGGACTGTTCGGCCTCAAACGCGGAGAGGGTAGGTTGTCGTCGAGCCGGATGGTCATGGGAGTACGGCGAAATCCGGCTTCCTTGAGCCGTAGTAAGAAAGTCCCGACATCCCTTCGCCGCGCACCGATTCGGTTGACCGCTTGAGAAAGATCGATTCGATCCGAAACGATCGGGAGAATTCGGAAAAAATCCCGGTCCCAATCTTCCCCGTCAATCGCCCGTTTTTGCGCTTCCGCCCAAGACTTTTCGATCTGTTCGGCAGGCTTGGGTTCGAGGATGGCCCGAAAGAGCGCGACATGCCAATCTCCGGGAGTAAGGCCCTCCGCCACGTTTAAATGGTCCGATGTCTTGCTCTTGTCTCCCTGCCTGAAGGAAAGAAGCGCCGCTTCCAAACGAAACCTGGCGACCACGGACGATGGGAGAGGGCCGGGGTTTTCGGCCATGGTCGTGATCAACGGAAGTGATTCCGAACTCGGCAGTACGGGTATCATCGCGCGCAACGATTCGACTCGGGGGAAAAGAAGCCAGGGAGCCAGCGACACGGCGGCCGTATAGCCGATCTTAGCCCGGTCCGGATGGCCCAACCAAGCTTCAGCCTGGGCCAAGGTGAACAGGGCATTGGCATCGATCGGGTCGGACTCAAGGATCGACTCCGCCTCTGCGATTTGCAGGTGCGCCAACGCATAGCGGTCGGTCAGCGTGAGAGACGCCACCGATGAGGGCGCGATGGCCGCGACCGACTCTCTCCCCTTGGGCATGCCCGGAAGGATTCGGTATGCGCCTGCCGCTATGCCGGCGACGCAAATTGCGGCGAGAGCGAACCGGAACCAGCGAATCCCCGCAAGATCATAACGGCGTGTAGCGAGGGTTCCGCCGACGAGCACGGCGAGGAGGATTTGATGGGCCGGGAGCGGAGCGTTGAAAACAAACATTGAATTCAGAAGAAGGGCCGACGTCCCCAGAGCAAAAGCCGGATTCACGGATCCCGGCTTTTTGGCGCGGACCGTTCCAACCATGGAGCAGATCAAGAAGAAAAGAAGCGCGGTCAGACACGCGAAGCCGATCAAGCCCCCGGAAGCGAGAGCTTCCAGATAATCGTTTTCCACGTGTTCCGCGTGCACCCAACTGGTATTCGCGGCCCCGATGGAGGAGACACGGGAAAACGCGCCGAAACCGACGCCGGCCAGCGGAGAGTGAAGCCAAAGGCGCGCGGCCGTTTTCCAGAATTCGATTCGAAGTTCGGTGCCCGCTATAAGTTTTTCCGGTGTCGAGGTGAGACGGGCAAACGAAGGAGCTTTCCAGATCAGCGCCGTGAGTGTGGCGACCGACAGGGCGAACCCGACGTAAAAACCCCTGGCCCATCGCACTCCTTCCCGCGGCTGGTTTATGGCGAAATGAACAAGAAGAGTTCCGCCCAATGCCGCGACCGCCGCCCGCGAGCCTGTGAAAAAAAGGCCGAGAGACAACAACGAAACACATAGGACGAGAGAAATCCGATAGCTCTTGGACGTCGCCAGAGACAACAAGCCGACGCCCAACGCGGCGGACGCGCAGAATAACGCTCCGGCGTGGTTCGCGTTGACGTACGGTCCGAAAAAGGTCCAGCCACGTTCCAAGAACCAGAACATCTTCTGGGATCCGGAGAAACGATGCACCAAACCAAAGAATGCAACGGCGGCGGCGAACGCACAGATCCAATTTGCCAGGCGCCGCCGAACCTCGGGGAGGCGCATCAAGACGCAAGACGCCGTGAGCACGAGCGAGAACGTGAGAAGGTCCAGAAGGGCTCCCAGAGTTGAAGGGGTATCGAGCGAGACCGGGTAGCCGTTGGGGCGAGGACGTATTTCCAAAATATTTAATTGAGCGAAAGTAAGGTGGTGAGCCAGCGGAGATAAGATCCTGAGCAATGAGGAAGGAAGCGAGACACACTGGAAAACGCCGAGCAGAACGATCCCAAGCCATAACCCGACGAGGAAGGTCAGGAAGGGAGGTTTCTCGGGCGCATTTCGATGTTCGTGGGAAGCCGCAATAATAAGGACAACCAGAGTAAGCAGGGACGCCAGGAGCGGATAGATTCGCTCGAAGGGGGCCGCGACACCTCCCAAGCAGATTGTGGCCGAAACCCATAGGAGAAATAGGCCTGTTCCCAACACTTGAAAGATCTTGGAAGTGTGGACGGAGTGGGTCGATTTTTCGGGTTCGGTATGCATCTTAAAAGAAAAGAAACAAGGCGTTGATACTAGGACGCGATGGCAGGCCTCCAGTCGTTGTATTGCCGGGCCATCTTTAGGAACAGGGCGCACGCCAACCAAAAGGGAAAACAGAAGACGCTTCCGACGGAAGTGAACCAACTCTCCACTGAGCTCGACACAAGACCCACGAGAAAAACCGAGAAGAGAGCTACCGTGAACCGATAGTTCGCCGTGGAAAGCCCGGGATTAATGACGTGCGCAACTCCAATAATGAGGACATACAGTAGGGATCCAAAAAGAGGAAACGCACCGAGCCATCCCATATTCAGTAATTCTTCGAGGTAGCTATTGTGGACATGGCCCCCTTGAAATTCACGAATGATGGGGAAATAGCCCTTTTGGAACAGCCGATCGACGACTCCAAATCCGTATCCAAAATATGGACGTTTCTCAATTAAGCGGTGCGACGCCTTCCAGACTTCCTTTCGGCCGCTTCCGGATTCAAGTGTCTCCTTTCGAATCACGGTGTCCTGAAAAAATGATTCGTTCGCTTGGTAATCATTTTCTGTGTCTTTGATAAACAGCAAGTGGATCGATCCAAAGAAAAGAATACCCGCCAGAAGAAAACCGAGTCGTTTTCGGTAACACAGCGTGAATTGAACCAATAACCCTACGGCGGCGGCAAGCAGGCCTCCCCGAGAACCCGACAGGACGAGAGCCAATAGAGAAACGATCGCAAGAATAATTGCCAGGACTCGTCCTTGTTTCCGCGCCTTTTCAAAAAGGTACCAGACGAGGAGAGGGGCCATAAACGCACAATAGTGTCCTAACTGGTTTGGATTCCCCATGACGAGCCGAAGTCTACCCCCGACGTACATCCCCGGAACGCGCGAAATCAACAAAACGCAGCCGACTGCGAGAATAATTGCGAAGCCCTTTCGAACAGATATTGCATATCGTTCGCATACGGCGGGGGCGTCACAACGAAACCAAAAATAAATGTAAATAATGAAAAAGAGCATGAGAAACGATATCGCTCGTTGAAGAGAGGTCACGGGGTCAATGGATATCGGTGAGCTCACGGTTCCGATCACGCCGGCGAGAAAGAATAACCAATGGAGAAGCGTGCTGCCCGTTTGTTGCTGCGGTTGGCGATTTGCGTTCGAACGCAGAAAAAGCATTAGGCCGCGAACGGCCACCAACCCCAAAACTAGAAATCGAACGTAGAAACTGCTGTCTGAAATGTCTTGTCGAAAGGAGCTACCCAGAGCGAGTGTAAGCAAAAGAATGACAGGCAGAATGGATTCGTCGACACGAAATACGGTGATCGTGATGGCCAGGCCTCCGAATAAGTACACCCAGAGTTTGGTCTCGCCTTGGACAAGCGCCCATCCGGCGAAGAGCGCGGCAGACAAGAAAAGGATTCCTTCGGTGATCCGCCGTTGATGACTTTCCACCGTCAGTATCATAAAGTTTTCCAAACAAATTAGATACCTTGTTGGTGCAAAGGTTCGTTTAGATTATGGTTGTACGGATGCGGATCGATCTATCGATCATTATACCTTTTTTCAACGAAGAAGGGTGTGTGCGAGAGCTGGTTCACCGGGTCGCAACGGTGTCTCGGCAACTCTCGTTGGTTTTTGAAGTCATTGCGATTGAAGATGGAAGTCGAGACCGGACGTATGAAAAGCTCGTAGAAACTTCGAGGGACTTTGAGGAACTGCGCGTGCTTAAG
The DNA window shown above is from Bdellovibrionota bacterium and carries:
- a CDS encoding O-antigen ligase family protein, coding for MLGTGLFLLWVSATICLGGVAAPFERIYPLLASLLTLVVLIIAASHEHRNAPEKPPFLTFLVGLWLGIVLLGVFQCVSLPSSLLRILSPLAHHLTFAQLNILEIRPRPNGYPVSLDTPSTLGALLDLLTFSLVLTASCVLMRLPEVRRRLANWICAFAAAVAFFGLVHRFSGSQKMFWFLERGWTFFGPYVNANHAGALFCASAALGVGLLSLATSKSYRISLVLCVSLLSLGLFFTGSRAAVAALGGTLLVHFAINQPREGVRWARGFYVGFALSVATLTALIWKAPSFARLTSTPEKLIAGTELRIEFWKTAARLWLHSPLAGVGFGAFSRVSSIGAANTSWVHAEHVENDYLEALASGGLIGFACLTALLFFLICSMVGTVRAKKPGSVNPAFALGTSALLLNSMFVFNAPLPAHQILLAVLVGGTLATRRYDLAGIRWFRFALAAICVAGIAAGAYRILPGMPKGRESVAAIAPSSVASLTLTDRYALAHLQIAEAESILESDPIDANALFTLAQAEAWLGHPDRAKIGYTAAVSLAPWLLFPRVESLRAMIPVLPSSESLPLITTMAENPGPLPSSVVARFRLEAALLSFRQGDKSKTSDHLNVAEGLTPGDWHVALFRAILEPKPAEQIEKSWAEAQKRAIDGEDWDRDFFRILPIVSDRIDLSQAVNRIGARRRDVGTFLLRLKEAGFRRTPMTIRLDDNLPSPRLRPNSPITASNTTWITPAGSLETPEILDVQVRRVQTTLDAYLLPVHIELKPSSISFRIQVKSFRPLSRQMIVQAGERLFLTPKEARNLGDGMWEVAFPFVRNSLPVSTHPSPPVITGVGFTPLEKDGRYAIGPIEVFVDPAR
- a CDS encoding O-antigen ligase family protein, translated to MILTVESHQRRITEGILFLSAALFAGWALVQGETKLWVYLFGGLAITITVFRVDESILPVILLLTLALGSSFRQDISDSSFYVRFLVLGLVAVRGLMLFLRSNANRQPQQQTGSTLLHWLFFLAGVIGTVSSPISIDPVTSLQRAISFLMLFFIIYIYFWFRCDAPAVCERYAISVRKGFAIILAVGCVLLISRVPGMYVGGRLRLVMGNPNQLGHYCAFMAPLLVWYLFEKARKQGRVLAIILAIVSLLALVLSGSRGGLLAAAVGLLVQFTLCYRKRLGFLLAGILFFGSIHLLFIKDTENDYQANESFFQDTVIRKETLESGSGRKEVWKASHRLIEKRPYFGYGFGVVDRLFQKGYFPIIREFQGGHVHNSYLEELLNMGWLGAFPLFGSLLYVLIIGVAHVINPGLSTANYRFTVALFSVFLVGLVSSSVESWFTSVGSVFCFPFWLACALFLKMARQYNDWRPAIAS
- a CDS encoding AAA family ATPase; amino-acid sequence: MEPRRITSLVEGDLKKKMVLVAGPRQCGKTTMAESILKNWSGAYYTWDLDAHRKILRHSQMDAASKLWVFDELHKFRNWRNWLKGQFDVHRSKHAFLVTGSARLDVYSRGGDSLQGRYFFYRLHPFTLSELLKTKLPKTLEDMVQMSTDPGGRGQKTLADLLALGGFPEPFFSGSEETAARWRLGHGTRLIREEIRDLENLRDLDRLELLYDRLPAVVGSVLSINSLKEDLEVAFETARHWLEIFDRLYASFRLPPLGAPRIKAVKKERKLYLWDWPRVESEGARFENLVAFHLLRLVHWCEDVRGEKMELRYFRDTLGREVDFVLVRKGKPWMAVEVKHREQSLDPNLKYLLERVAIPYAFQISLHGSNDWRPADICGCQIRILPAARFLANLP
- a CDS encoding ATP-binding protein, with protein sequence MDPRFAPHNTHWEQPDSFESLDPNLRRLRTLPLVFHSPLLRELPTRTPGIYSVTGGRQVGKTTFLKQWMLQLLRSKQNPKTLCFLTGELIDDHHVLVRLIQQITEQMPSDEPRFLILDEVTYIRDWDKGIKYLADAGLLANTLLFLTGSDLALLRDARKRFPGRRGTASRVDFHLYPLSFRDVVVLKTGGAEKENPAALLSQWREYLIHGGFLPAINDFTAHRLISPATLLTYSDWIRGDALKHGKSEHYLREILQGIQKRYGAQITWQSLSKDLSIDHHQTVADYVHLLENMDVLFVQYALLEDKLTAAPKKARKVIFNDPFIFHAVAHWLNPSTEPYRSQILRAVDDAESASKLTEAAVVCHYQRMFPTYYIKAEREVDIAYVRHGRFYPVEVKWTEQIRPEELKQIRKYRNPLVIGKMIAQTKIHGLPYESLPLHLFKTIEVFVDPAR